The sequence CTTTGATGCTAAAGCAAACAAGATTATCAACCAGACCATATTCAACAGAAAGGCCTGGTTCTTCGGggtaatttttacattttttgttctGGCTAGgtgaaatatgaaatcaaaattgaagtcttttttatttagtttacCTGCAGCAATATATACATCTTGTGTGCCGTCTAGTTAACCTTtaccatttttatcacataatctgcctgatatccagtgtTTTTGCCtggtaatatttttgcatttgtcactattgtaacatgacctggagcagttttcattggctggaaatttattgtgacatcatgaaaGAAACTATGAAATTAAGTCaggaaatatgatttatttataaataataaagttatttaaaatatatatttaaattatttattgacataattttgatttatgttAGAAGCTACATGGTATGCTGCTAGTTTTAGCAAAACTTCCTTTGATACATGCTGTAAATTGACAGACATCAAGTTATGCTACACACTTAAATTGTAGGCAGTAAAACAGCCTGATAcatattaattagttttaagATATCAACTGCAGATTTTAGCAGCATCACCATTAAAGTTGAAATTGAAGTTAATTACGTATACCTGTAGGGAGTAAAacaaagagttatttccccttagTCTTATAAAGAAACTAATTTCAAAGCTGATAGCTGCAGTATTCTGAAAGTAATTGCTTGCACATTGTAACtaactagtatgtacatgtagtatatactGTGTGTGATATGTTGTTTACttataaaatacagaaaaaaataattcatagaAAGTAATTTGTTCAAttctaaaataattaaatatctttttaagaACAATTCACTGTTAATCTCTCAATAGGCCTTTATGTAcagtataaacatgtacatattactaTATAAGAAACCATTTACCATTGGAGATTTTTTTTCCCACTTAGACAGAAAGTAAAAGCACCAGCAAAAGTTGTGGATACTGGGGCAGGATTTTTCctggaagaagaagaagaggagGAAAGAAATCGAGTTAAAGTAAAACATGCtccaggtaaatatatattctcTATAAACAGGATAAAAGATCTAGCTGAATAAAGCAAgcatttttgaataaatatgaaatgagagacgtaaggagtgataacagagttatcgttccttcggaaCGAATGTTAACCATGACGATTTTAACCTACCAACACGCTTATAACCGCAAGTTGGGTAATAAGGAAATTGATAGaaagtttttaatgatattttacagttaAGTAAATTCAGGCGTGATCTATCTTCTGAGATAGTTGTTGACTCTGCGAAAATTCATTTGAGGGAGAAATTTagggtcaaacaggcaaaaatcgacATTTACATCGCTAGTTTCTGTTAAATTTGTCCTAGCAAACAAACGCTCATAGTTGACAAATTGAGATTTTACACATTAATTGTAcaagtaattctgaacaaaacggtatttttggtttttgaaaatattataaagaaCGACCACAAGACGGTCTTGGAAATTGGTGGTATTTCACAGGTTCTCAGTAAATTTCCACGGCAGACGAGATATTTTGGGACTTGCCGCCTTCCTTCAAAGCTATTCTGACCGATTGAATCGACGAGTGAACCATTCACAAATGGGTCGTATTAATGAAAAATTCtgtttattttatgaaataattacttaaatttataaaacgTTTTACAAGTCTTGCAATGATATCCAAGTATATATTGGGGATTGCGTGAATTTGGGAAGTGTGTGTTGTTTTGGGCATTCAACCGCACAAAGAAATGCCAACGGCAAGCGCCATCTGGTAGGAGGAATGTGTTGTGTCACTTGTGTATCCGGTTTGAACCGGTTTGTGTTGATGTTGAAAGCCGCCTCGCTTTTCAAGTTACAATCGTCAATATCAGGTAAGTAGGCCTAGTTGTGTATTTTACTTGTTAGGCTATATCACGATCGGCGGATGTTAGtatctttatattatatttgagGTTGCTGTTGTCCGTTATAATTGTTTTTGGCGTAGGCCTACCGAGTCTGATCATGACAGCGACTGAATCATACGTGTAACAGTtagatatgaataaaaaataactcGTAAATTGACAGTCTATTGTGTAGACTCTGAGACAGATACtgtttgaatatgtttctcctaatatattgcttgattataaatgttttaattgctACCTACTGCTAATATAGTTAAGATGACACATGATTTGTTGTCAGCTGTTTTCGTCTGCAGTCTAAAAATAGACTTACCGATCGCGCGAGCATATGACACGTCCATGCAACAATGTCAGGCAAGAgataactgtaaaccaaataTCATGAATACAGGCATATAAAGTGACAACTAAAGAAGACAAACCTGAAAAATCTggtagtttgacaatggatatgattaACATTATATGCACTTCAGTATGACACGtaccctacatgtatgtacattgcCTTGTAAGTTACTGTTCACTTAGAATAGAGGGAGGGGGTGGGGGCATAGTTaacaacaggtttttttttaattaattgtactGAATGTCAAACATTCAACAGCCTCTTCAGTTTCGAGCATTTCAGAAACCAACTAAATTTTTAGgctaattgattttttttatattaaaaaataattataaaaaatgttctCTAATTTGTGTAAAAAGGCGCGAGCAGTAtataatggagtacatgtagGTTGGGGTGATTCTCCTCCGGGACGAGGAACAATTTCTATATTCAATTTCCGGCATTCTAATGAATTTTGGTACTGAATTTGCAGATCTAAAAGCATCCATTTTATCTTCCTCAACTAAATATGTAGTACATGTCTGAAATATAACAGGGCTACTGTACTTTGACATTTTGGCAgcctgattttttttcatcagcCCCGGGCTGTCAGGCTTCTGTAAGTATCGACCCCTGAACATGTAGAGGCTAAAATAATAAGgctaaataataataaaaaaagtatcaaaatagTTCATTTCTGTGTCTTATGTACCAAGAATTTagttaattgattttcatatccTTGACAATAATATCTATGAGTTTCGAATTCGGATGTACAAAAGAGGTCCTACAGAAAAAAACCACTAACCAACAGTCAGCGCTTGGAAATGCGGTCTCGTAAATGTCATGTTAGAGAGGGGAAAGAACAAAATTAGAAAGATGGACACCTAGCCATGCCCACCTCAGAATTTTTTCAGtagcattataattatacatctTATCAATTACAAGTGTATTCAAGATATGAAAAATGACAGCTGACTTTGAAAAGGTTTGCTtacaattaaagggacaattcagtctaagagaacattaaaatttgtatatatatcagataaaacaagttctaatggaaattacatcagtcagttttactgtgatatgcctgaaacgcctatggtggtgacatgtgtgtgaaatattcaaacttgctcgctgtccgccattacacactgtggtcgaacttcttgtatgccgaaccctgtcccttgctcgtaaagtaatgcaacttttggctagaactgctcaaaactctctgacagtagtgtgtttaccttattaggtgatttttcttgcctaaaaatcattttatcaccttctcggtggttatgtagttcatttgtttaacgtgcatgactttggctcgggtatgggtacagagttaatattgtacctgcttaatcgtattgatcaacgatttgatatttcaacgatattaattaaaatacttaacaatgtcgtggaatttgtcaatgttttacgttatatgtttcataagaaatgtagaacaatacatttatgctatattttgcttattggttatgtaaaagaatttgcctgagtgaattgtctctttaaatacttcattctttacatGTTCACATAAAAAGTCTTTTAATACTGGGAttgaataaagggaggtaatttgtctatttgttcattttctagCATAATGCGTAATACAATTAAAAGAATAGGCAAAATATGGAAATTTATGTAATTGGTAACATATTTCTTGTTTAGCCAGaccgatattgtctattattaccattcTCTTATTCATATGaggaaaaaaaagtttctttttgatGAAATAGGGATAGCGGAGACTTTTACATGAgaattagtttaatgtcctattaatggccagggtcatgtaaggatgtgaggtttgttggtggaggaaagccaaaaTACTcgggagaaaaaccaccgaccagtggtcagtacctggcaactgccccaaatgggatttgaactcgcgacccagaggtggagctAGCTATAGGCTTGTGGTAATAATTATGTCTTTActtcttaaccacttggccaccgtgGCCCAGACTTTTACATGGTTATAATATTCAAGAttggtttatttgtttaatgtcctattaacagccacgaccatgtaaggacgtgccaggtttgttggtggaggaaagccggagtacccggagaaaaaacaccgaccagcggtcagtacctggcaactgccccacatgggattcgaattcGTGACCCAgtggtggaggacttgtggtaatatgtcgagacatcttaaccacttggccaccgcggcccccttATATTCAAGACATTTCAAAATCGCTAATGTCATGCCATTATAATATCTAAATTGAATATCAGAATCAGTATTAATtgcaaggtcatttaaggagaTGATAGAGGAAAgttggagtacccagagaaaaatcactgaccaGCAGTCAATACCTGGTATCTAccacacatgggattcaaactcgtaaCCCAAAGGTAGTGGGCTGGTGGTAAATATGTCAAGACACCGCTTAAGTCAAACACACAATGATTGCATAATATTTGTCTTATGATCACTTTAATTTCAACTTTCTGATTAATTTTCTTTGCCGTCCTTTCATCAGTATTGGTCACGTATATTAGAACGCactgttttaaattattaagaAGGTGAAAAAGATGGAGTAGCTTGTTAGGGGCTGTGGGTACTGAGTGGTTAAAATTGCAGGtataaaataagattttcaTCTGGAATAggaaaggggaggtaattggctgATTGATCACTTTCATGCATTCAGCTAACATTCATTGCAAAACTTCCTGGTACCTCTTAATAACTTGTTGGGTGTCATACAATCCATATTACATGAATTCTGGATATTAATTTAATGTGTAGCATTACAGTGTAATTATGTGATTCTctattatatgatataaaaacactGTTAAACAGTTTaatcttgttctctaaaatgtatgtatttgtaagggATTGAGTGTTCGACGAGGacgatattatttatttttaccaaTTTGATTGAGTGTTCGACGAGGAcgatattgtttattattaccaatttcattttcttatttatatgaggaaaaacagtttctttttgataaaatggatATAGGGGAGTTTTttcatgattattcatgaacaTGCATATTTTCAGGGTACATGTAAGAACACAAAACTTCCAAGCATAATGCTAAATATTTAATTCTAGTATAACCGCTCCTCTTTCACTGAGTTATATACTAAAATGTTTGTCCCCGGagacagtgtgatatgaaggttaaTTTACCCTAAGATGTTATATTCCTCAGTAAATATTTCATCTTCAgataaataaaccttcatatcacactgtcaAAGGGTCCATAAATGTACAGTAGTGTATGTAgaattgatgaaaaataatttggtaGACCCATACCCAAGGCAGATTTTCATAGgaatacaaaacattaaatagTCATTCTAATGCTACTTTTATTAGGGAAAGTAGCCTTAAGACAAAATAATGCATCTTATCATAACAAGTAAATACATTATTCACCAAAAAGGTATGTGAATGTGTACATTCAGGTGCTTTTTGTTaggaaattaagatatttttcgAAGATTAGGTTGAGACGTGAAAGAATAGGCTACCTTCCGAAGAATTGGTAAGTTGTAATAGAATCGGACTATCTTCCCAAGGTTAGGATAAGTCTTAAAAGAATCAAACTACCAGTTTGAATTCGAAGtgcctgtaacatgctgaaaTCAAATGGAAGGCTACagagtttgttaaaataaatggaCTTGACCTTAatttaaggtcacagtgtcaaatgagcttaaatctttaaatgactcctCTATCAATTATTGACTGGTCTGATGTACTGTAGTCATAtgcatggtacatgtattacgTTTGCAGCATGTTGGgctgaagggctaccaattacGATTTTgatcaaaagaatgaccttgaccttcattcaaagtcacagccacaggggtcaaatagactacaATTGTAAAATGACTTTGAATTGTTGGATATTGTTTCCTAAGCTTATGAAACCGATCTCTTTTAAGAGTAAAAGCAAGAGTTATATCCCTTTTGCGACACTCCTTCATACAGACAAAATAGATCagagatatgtacatgtaacatgaaCCCTTGTgcgttatttttcatttaatttccatacatgtatgcaccgtatacatgtacatttatatgcatAGCGCATATTTTGGAGAATTATCACGAGTTATCATGGTCCTTTTCTTCTCTCATTTCATCTGCAACATCCCTTAAGGTGATGCCCCACTAGTAACTTAaagtatattttttctttttttattatttctatgtCATGTActtttgtacattgtatgtaaaaaGATTATATCAAGCACATTCATTTCTATTGCTTTTCTGACAGTGTTATTGGCACTTGGCACTACAGTATAATGTCATTAATATTGGAATAATTATTAACACTGTGGTGTTTATTACAGGCTTTGTGATTGGAGTAAATAACTTTGTGATATGTTTATTACAGGCCCTATGATTGGAGTAGATAACTATGTACTATTTGTTACTGGCCCTGTGATTAGAGTAAATGACTTTGTGATGTTTTTTACAGGCCATTACAGGCCCTCTGATTGGAGTAGATGAAATGTGTTATTTGTTACAGGCCCTGTGATTGGAGTAGATAACCTTTTATGTGAGAACTGTGAGAAAGAGTTTATGGACTCATATCTACATACACACTTTGATGTGTCCATCTGTGATAAATGCAAGTAGGTATTATATCACAATATGCATATGTGTTTCTGTTACAAACATGTATCACCTAAAAACAATCAATGAAGTTCATATTCACTGTGAGGAATAAATTTCATGTAATTCAgttcacatatatatttattcaattgaTTTGATAGGTGATATCACTCATGTTGCACTGTCACTCCTCCTGTCCTATGAAAAGTAACAAAAACTATGCAAGAGTCTAACGAAAAGTTCTGTCAAAATGTTGACAGGATTGGTTTTTTATGTCTCATTCTTGCTCTTCATATTTTACTAAGGattcttttcctttttttataCAGAGAAAATGAAGATGACAACCCACTTATTACTAAAACAGATGCAAAGAACAGATATTTACTCAAAGATGCTGATTTTGACAGACGTGAACCACCTCTCAAATTTATTGTTCGTAAAAATCCTCGTCATGACAGCTGGGGAGATATGAAGCTCTTTTATGAACCTCAGGTAAGTtgtaatttttagctcacctggcccgaagggccggtgagcttatgtcatggcgcggcgtccgtcgtccgtcgtccgcgtccgtccgtccgtccgtccgtccgtctgtccgtcaacatttcctttaaatcgctactagtcatagagttttgcatggattgtaaccaaattaggccacaaacatccttgggggaagggggacagaacttgtataaattttagctctggtcccccgggggcaggaggggcggggcccaataggggaaatagaggtaaatcctttaaatcgctactagtcatagagttctacatggattgtaaccaaatttggccacaaacatccttgggggaaggggaacagaacttgtataaattttggctctgaccccccgggggcaggaggggcggggcccaataggggaaatagaggtaaatcctataaatcactacttgtcctagagttctgcatggattttaaccaaatttggccacaaacatccttgggagaataggAACTGagtttgcataaattttgggtctggtccccggggcaggaggggcagggcccaataggggaactataggtaaatcctataaatcgatacttgtcctagagttctgtatggattgtaaccaaatttgaccacaaacatccttgggggtaggagaacagaactagtgtaaattttggctctgacaccccaggggtccaataggggaaatagaggtaaattctttaaatcactactagtcatagagttctgcatgtaatgtaaccaaatttggccacaaacatcctttgtggaaggggaacagaacttgtataaattttggctctggcccccgggggggcaggacgggtggggcccaataggggaaatagaggtaaatcctataaatcgctacttgtcctagagttttgcttagattgtgaccaaatttggccacaaacatccttggaggaaggggaacagaacttgtataaattttggctctgaccccctgggggcaggaggggtggggcccaataggggatttagaggttaatattaaatctccttcagaaaagaaacaatgaagctgtattcagaacattacttggcattacaaaccaggtgagcgatacaggccctctgggcctcttgttgatataagttaaactattttatcccCATAAAGGTCTATCTGTCATCCCCAAACCTTTTTCAGACAAGACCTCCTAAATAGCTGAAttgatttctttgaaattttacaataatgtttTGTTCATACGTACAGTACTAAATGCGTCTTAGCATTCCCTCAAACGCGTTCTTGATATGTTTGCGTTTCttttgtttagttttgtttCGTCAAGCTTTTTTTGTTTGCATTtcgcgttttcgttcgtttggGTTTTGATTCCATTTTGTTtgcgtttgtttgcattttgaTTCATTTaggcttttgtttgtttgcgtTTGTGTTCCAATTCGTTTACCGTATGTATGCATTGATATTTGATTAGGAATGGTTGACTAAATTAAAAGTGGAGTCAATTGACGGTGTAGGCTGATAAATTTACGTATTCTAGACAATGTAGCAAACATACAcaagtaaaatttaaaaaaaaaatcattttgtatctagacattaattacattttgtaaatgtaacgTACACACATAGTAAGGATCATTTGTATACCATTCTGCAAGGACTTATGTATATTACTAGCTATACACGTGTGTATGTGCTACAGGGGGATAGGTACAATGTACACTTGTGTGCATGAagggtttattttttttgtaaatttggtTGTCACGGTTGCTGGTCAATATGGGCAATAACTCATAAGTCAATAGAACAATATCTTCACATATGGGCAATTTTAAGTAAAATACCCGTATATGGATGTTTAGAATTGGACATGGAACCATAATgattttttctgattggtccaaaaattCTCCGATTAAactgagtatatatatatatatcaggatTTTGAAGGATGGCAAATACAAATAGTTTTCAAAACGTCTGCATGGACCATGGttatcaaacaaaacatcaaaatgtacattaactaaattaaaaattgttttaggATCATTAGTGAGCATGTATGGATTTGTTTACTAAAATAACATCCCATTGAACTGCCATGTCTTCTATAGAGGCGTAATGAGGTTTATCATTTATCTATTAACTTGGAGATATAGTTAATACCAAGAAAGAGTACATTATTATCTctgttttcttcattttttgtgtcgcctgcaacacaAGTGCGACACATAGGTATCACAATGTTGGTGTTAGTGATTGTGTCAGCGTCAGCATCGCTGTTGGTGGCAGGTTCTGGAAAATGGTTTAGTGccataacttaagtatttattgtccgatttcaaccaaactAGGTATATTGCTTAATATCAATAAGATCTCAGATGAATCCATAGTTTTTGCTCTATAACTTTAGTAATTATTATTTGATCTCAACTAAATTTTGTTTCTTGCTTTACAGTGgtgagatctcggatgagttcaatactgatcaaaatccatcaatatttgggATTTTAAAATTGTCGAAACAGAATAACCCATGGTTTCCACGTGATAACATTAGTATTTATTgtttgatttcaaccaaatttgatttatataattgctttaatttatatcaatgaggTCTTGGATTGGTTTTCTACTGGTTTAAATCAgttaatatttacaagagttacTGGACTTGAAATAATCAAAacagataatttttttataaccgctcaataacttttgtatttattatcagGCTTCAACCTAAGtatgtatattgatttatatatctcagatgggtttgatactggtcaaaatccttCAATTTTTTCTAGAGTTACAGaacttgataacttcacttaGTTATTAACaatagttttatatttaaagtGCTGTGCAGAGAACACTCACTCTTCTTGAGTATTTGGTTCTGTTTGCATTATACTTTTCAGAACCAAATCTcctgatatacaatgtacccaTATAATGTTTATGATAGACAATGTACCAATATGTTGTTTATGATAGACAATGTACCCATATGTTGTTTATGATAGACAATGTACCCATATGTTGTTTATGATAGACAATGTACCCATATGTTGTTTATGATAGACAATGTACCTATATGTTGTTTATGATTGACAATGTACCCATATAGACAATGTACCCATATGTTGTTTATGATAGACAATCTACCTATATGTTGTTTATGATTGACAAAGTACCCATATGTTGTTATGATAGACAATGTACCCATATGTTGTTTATGATAGATAATGTACCCATATGTTGTTTATGATAGACAATGTACCCATATGTTGTTTATGATAGACAATGTACCCATATGATGTTTATGATAGACAATGTACCCATATGTTCTTTATAATAGACAATATATCCATATGTTGTTATGATAGACAATGTACCCATATGATGTTTATAATAGACAATATATCCATATGTTCTTTATGATAGACAATGTACCCATATGTTGTTATGATAGACAATGTACCCATGAGTTGTTTAATATagacaatgtatacatatgGTGTTTATGATAGATAATGTATCCATATGATGTTGATGGAAGACAATGTACCTATATGGTACTGATAATTTACCATTGTTGAGTCAGTGTTGTGTTTGGATGATGCTGTTCCCAGTAAAGAATTATTTGCAATTGCAACCACATCCCAtatcagtatatagtaacaaGTAGCAAATTCAGCAAACTATTAAGGAAAAAGTTAATACCATAAACCTATCTACCTATTTTTTTCAGGTGTACCAGCGAGCAATGGAAGTTTGGGGGAGTGAAGCAAGTTTAGAGGAAGCACATGAAAAACGGACAGAAAATAGAGAAAAATCAAAACAGagaaaatttgataaaaaggtCAAAGGTGAGTATAGTGTGATTGAAGTTTTGAAAATATCCATATATGAGTCCAAAAGATTGTAAAGTTCATCAAAATGTGTCGGTTTACAGActttatttatctaaaataatctCTGGTGCAGAATGCAAATCAATAATCATGAAACATTGATTCTGAATATATCAATCACAAATGCAATCAATTAAAGCaaagcttatgtcatggcgcagtGTCCAtggtctgtctgtccgtccgtccgtcaacattttctttaaaacgcTACacgtcctagagttctgcatggattgtaacaaaatttggccagaagcatcattggggaaggcgaacagagcttgtataaattttggctctgaccccccaagggcaggaggggcggagcccaatagggaaaagaggtaaatcctttaaatttctactagtcataaagttcttcATGGACTATAACCAAATTTAACCACAAACATTTTTTGGGGAGGAATAAAGGTtgtataattttggctctgatgcCCCCTATGGCAGGAGAGGCAGGTccaatagaggtaaatcttgaAATCGGTAGTTGTCaaagagttcagcatggattctaaccaaatttggccagaaacatccttcgGTGGAggagaacagagtttgtataaattttgccttttaccccctgggggcaggagaggcgggaccaaataggggaaatagatgttaatcattttaattgctactagtcatatagttctacATAGATTCTAACCAAATTAAGCCAGAAACATTcatgggagaaggggaacagagttttataaattttggctctgacccctggagcagaaagattAGGGCCTAACAGAATTtggaggtaaatctttaaattcctcTAGGAAAttaagaaacaatgatcctgtattcagaacatgacttggcattacaaaccaggtgagcgataccgGCCCTCTGGTCCTCTTGTTAAGTAATACATGGCACAtgcatgttttttgttttttctgtgTAAGGAATATCTTAAACATTCCCAAGTGTCATATTGCT is a genomic window of Argopecten irradians isolate NY chromosome 10, Ai_NY, whole genome shotgun sequence containing:
- the LOC138333378 gene encoding DNA repair protein complementing XP-A cells homolog isoform X1, encoding MEQHTCTTDQDNVEEKNIKKLSDAQRARIEKNRQRALMLKQTRLSTRPYSTERPGSSGQKVKAPAKVVDTGAGFFLEEEEEEERNRVKVKHAPGPVIGVDNLLCENCEKEFMDSYLHTHFDVSICDKCKENEDDNPLITKTDAKNRYLLKDADFDRREPPLKFIVRKNPRHDSWGDMKLFYEPQVYQRAMEVWGSEASLEEAHEKRTENREKSKQRKFDKKVKELRHAVRSSLIKKDRGPHIHEFGDEVYNEANDEYSKTCQTCGHVSSYEKM
- the LOC138333378 gene encoding DNA repair protein complementing XP-A cells homolog isoform X2; its protein translation is MEQHTCTTDQDNEEKNIKKLSDAQRARIEKNRQRALMLKQTRLSTRPYSTERPGSSGQKVKAPAKVVDTGAGFFLEEEEEEERNRVKVKHAPGPVIGVDNLLCENCEKEFMDSYLHTHFDVSICDKCKENEDDNPLITKTDAKNRYLLKDADFDRREPPLKFIVRKNPRHDSWGDMKLFYEPQVYQRAMEVWGSEASLEEAHEKRTENREKSKQRKFDKKVKELRHAVRSSLIKKDRGPHIHEFGDEVYNEANDEYSKTCQTCGHVSSYEKM